One window from the genome of Alnus glutinosa chromosome 13, dhAlnGlut1.1, whole genome shotgun sequence encodes:
- the LOC133854922 gene encoding uncharacterized protein LOC133854922, with amino-acid sequence MLEPELFSSRVLSPFREESGDEELSVLPRHTKVIVTGNNRTKSVLVGLQGVVKKAVGLGGWHWLVLKNGVEVKLQRNALSVLEHPTGHEEDDDHDYDISSSSSDIGEKDNDFSTSIEFHKLSKPRVRTKPWVPSASVKSTNRGSYREVQSIHAPQSRFNLAKLGSDSLWRYCRHFNLVSSNFNPSREQLLNAVRRHFALQLEVDEAQVIAEFVHAAKRRRSADKPIGRRL; translated from the exons ATGCTGGAGCCTGAGCTTTTTTCTTCTCGGGTTCTTTCACCTTTTCGAGAGGAAAGTGGGGATGAGGAACTTTCCGTACTTCCTAGGCACACCAAAGTCATTGTTACTGGAAACAACAGAACGAAGTCTGTACTGGTGGGCTTGCAAGGCGTGGTCAAGAAGGCTGTCGGCCTCGGAGGTTGGCATTGGCTG GTTCTGAAAAATGGGGTTGAGGTGAAGTTGCAAAGGAACGCATTGAGTGTGCTGGAACATCCTACAGGgcatgaagaagatgatgatcaTGATTATGATATCTCTAGCAGTAGTTCTGACATTGGTGAAAAGGATAATGATTTCT CTACCAGTATTGAGTTCCACAAACTTAGCAAGCCAAGAGTTCGGACAAAGCCATGGGTTCCATCTGCATCAGTAAAGTCAACAAATCGTGGCAGTTACAGAGAAGTTCAATCCATCCATGCACCTCAATCG AGGTTTAACTTGGCAAAATTAGGTTCAGACTCACTGTGGAGATATTGCAGACACTTCAACCTT GTGAGCAGCAATTTTAATCCATCAAGGGAACAGTTGCTTAACGCTGTGCGGCGGCACTTTGCGCtgcag CTCGAAGTAGATGAGGCACAAGTGATCGCTGAATTTGTCCATGCTGCCAAGAGACGGAGGTCAGCTGACAAACCTATAGGACGACGACTCTGA
- the LOC133854716 gene encoding probable E3 ubiquitin-protein ligase RHB1A isoform X1 gives MGGCCCCSSKGAELNATPAYYYYPRASEEHVPLSSDRGGAPALSTGLLVDTNLDTSIPDTYRPPPAPMPYDVVLGRPQTPPVAQEICSKSDAAVQTTNSDSVQETVGGNTQENLAKGEDLKESESIAETNFELDLVKGSEVELSKSVKPVISATVEEDGCPICLEEYDAENPKMTTKCDHHFHLACILEWMERSDTCPVCDKEMIFNPPID, from the exons atggGAGGCTGCTGCTGTTGTTCCTCCAAAGGAGCTGAACTGAACGCTACACCAGCATATTATTAT TACCCAAGAGCTTCAGAGGAGCATGTGCCTCTATCATCTGACCGTGGAGGTGCCCCTGCTCTCTCTACAGGGCTCCTGGTTGATACAAATCTGGATACATCAATACCTGACACTTATAGACCACCTCCTGCACCTATGCCATATGATGTGGTTTTAGGGCGTCCTCAAACACCTCCTGTGGCTCAAGAAATTTGCAGCAAGAGTGACGCAGCTGTGCAAACAACAAATTCTGATTCTGTTCAAGAAACAGTAGGTGGCAACACCCAAGAAAATTTGGCTAAGGGTGAAGATCTCAAGGAATCAGAAAGCATAGCGGAAACCAATTTTGAACTTGACTTGGTAAAAGGGTCAGAAGTTGAACTTTCAAAGTCAGTGAAACCTGTAATTTCTGCAACAGTGGAAGAGGATGGTTGTCCCATATGTTTGGAAG AGTATGACGCAGAAAATCCAAAAATGACCACAAAGTGCGATCATCATTTTCACCTTGCATGTATTCTTGAGTGGATGGAAAGAAGCGACACTTGTCCTGTGTGTGATAAG GAGATGATTTTCAATCCTCCTATTGATTAG
- the LOC133854716 gene encoding probable E3 ubiquitin-protein ligase RHB1A isoform X2: MRKLLIIFSFIYPRASEEHVPLSSDRGGAPALSTGLLVDTNLDTSIPDTYRPPPAPMPYDVVLGRPQTPPVAQEICSKSDAAVQTTNSDSVQETVGGNTQENLAKGEDLKESESIAETNFELDLVKGSEVELSKSVKPVISATVEEDGCPICLEEYDAENPKMTTKCDHHFHLACILEWMERSDTCPVCDKEMIFNPPID; encoded by the exons ATGAGGAAACTGttaatcatcttctccttcatt TACCCAAGAGCTTCAGAGGAGCATGTGCCTCTATCATCTGACCGTGGAGGTGCCCCTGCTCTCTCTACAGGGCTCCTGGTTGATACAAATCTGGATACATCAATACCTGACACTTATAGACCACCTCCTGCACCTATGCCATATGATGTGGTTTTAGGGCGTCCTCAAACACCTCCTGTGGCTCAAGAAATTTGCAGCAAGAGTGACGCAGCTGTGCAAACAACAAATTCTGATTCTGTTCAAGAAACAGTAGGTGGCAACACCCAAGAAAATTTGGCTAAGGGTGAAGATCTCAAGGAATCAGAAAGCATAGCGGAAACCAATTTTGAACTTGACTTGGTAAAAGGGTCAGAAGTTGAACTTTCAAAGTCAGTGAAACCTGTAATTTCTGCAACAGTGGAAGAGGATGGTTGTCCCATATGTTTGGAAG AGTATGACGCAGAAAATCCAAAAATGACCACAAAGTGCGATCATCATTTTCACCTTGCATGTATTCTTGAGTGGATGGAAAGAAGCGACACTTGTCCTGTGTGTGATAAG GAGATGATTTTCAATCCTCCTATTGATTAG
- the LOC133854433 gene encoding AT-rich interactive domain-containing protein 2, with protein MAGCSILTNGSALDCVEIASAYQNNGSCVASDDSVEDVAVVGIHDSHDDFKVKLRGLFDQVLSVFLKEITSKGVVRPVPAVLGDGRSLDLFRLFWVVRKRGGFDMVSKKGLWAFVTDDLGLDLRATPSVKLICFKYLNELEKWFKEKCRDRKLGNGQYGCDGGFGLLSLEVETEFRGLLSNGLLKKKNDVGFVRQESCKSGEYTDVDVGKRGFHFSDTKIACRMRDDVGKICRADDENILKDDGGADHVYLDSNTAKEEFNSRKRKRESVAGMLKWVIQIAKNPGDPSIGVIPEPSNWNEHEGKEFWAQVIRAREALLLRRHVNQKTEGSLLEKKLKMHPSMYEDSSCPSHHSTERLRCSQRLPILGKCRACSCCNSLSATQIKLSPHQIELDNDPKEQEPVTVDISATDTKVNPPEDDHLPRQVSGDSLAEVPEWAGVVPESDSKWLGTCIWPSEHEKRIVKIETDPIGRGRPDLCGCRLPGSVECIRFHIAERRMKLKLELGSVFYRWRFDRMGEEISLQWTSVAENKVKDMVRSNLWNNAFKCFPRKTRENLVSYYFNVFLVQRRRYQNRVTPNNIDSDDDESDFGSLGGGFGHEAVRVPGFNFLSCSENKQCTDFE; from the exons ATGGCAGGATGCTCGATTTTAACAAATGGGTCTGCCTTAGATTGCGTTGAGATTGCTAGCGCTTACCAAAATAATGGTTCTTGCGTTGCTAGTGATGATTCCGTAGAAGATGTTGCTGTTGTGGGTATTCACGATTCTCACGATGATTTTAAGGTTAAACTACGAGGCCTTTTCGACCAAGTTCTTTCAGTTTTTCTGAAAGAGATTACTAGTAAAGGTGTTGTTAGGCCTGTTCCGGCAGTGCTCGGTGATGGGCGGTCCCTGGATTTGTTTAGACTTTTCTGGGTAGTGAGGAAGAGAGGAGGGTTTGATATGGTGTCGAAGAAGGGTTTGTGGGCTTTCGTGACGGATGATTTGGGTTTGGATCTTAGAGCGACGCCTTCTGTGAAATTGATATGTTTTAAGTACTTGAACGAGTTGGAGAAATGGTTCAAGGAGAAGTGTAGAGATAGGAAGCTGGGGAATGGGCAGTATGGATGCGATGGGGGTTTCGGTTTGTTATCTTTGGAGGTGGAGACAGAGTTTAGAGGCTTGTTATCTAATGGGCTgttgaaaaagaagaatgatgtTGGATTTGTTCGACAGGAATCTTGCAAAAGTGGAGAGTACACTGATGTGGATGTTGGAAAGAGGGGATTTCATTTTTCAGACACCAAGATCGCCTGTAGAATGCGGGACGATGTTGGTAAAATCTGTCGTGCTGATGACGAAAACATTCTTAAAGATGATGGCGGCGCTGATCATGTATACCTGGATTCTAATACTGCCAAGGAAGAATTTAATTCTCGTAAGAGAAAGCGAGAGTCTGTAGCAGGAATGCTGAAGTGGGTGATCCAGATCGCAAAGAATCCTGGTGATCCTTCAATTGGGGTAATACCAGAGCCATCTAACTGGAACGAGCATGAAGGCAAGGAGTTCTGGGCCCAGGTAATCAGGGCAAGGGAAGCACTGTTGCTAAGAAGGCATGTTAATCAAAAGACTGAAGGATCTCTCTTGGAG AAGAAGCTAAAGATGCATCCTTCTATGTATGAGGATAGTAGTTGCCCTAGTCACCATTCCACAGAGAGGCTAAGATGCAGTCAAAGGCTTCCTATTTTGGGGAAATGTCGTGCTTGTTCTTGTTGCAATTCACTTTCAGCCACTCAGATTAAATTGAGCCCTCACCAGATAGAGTTGGATAATGACCCCAAGGAGCAAGAACCTGTTACTGTTGATATATCAGCCACAGATACAAAAGTTAACCCACCTGAGGATGATCACCTTCCAAGGCAAGTTTCTGGGGATTCTCTTGCTGAGGTCCCTGAATGGGCTGGTGTGGTCCCAGAGAGTGACTCGAAGTGGCTAGGGACATGTATATGGCCTTCGGAACATGAAAAGCGTattgtaaaaattgaaacagATCCCATTGGGAGGGGAAGACCAGATTTATGTGGTTGTCGACTCCCAGGTTCCGTTGAATGTATTAGATTTCATATAGCTGAGAGGAGGATGAAATTGAAACTTGAACTGGGCTCAGTGTTTTATCGTTGGAGATTTGATCGTATGGGTGAGGAAATTTCACTTCAGTGGACATCTGTTGCAGAAAATAAAGTCAAGGATATGGTAAGGTCAAATCTTTGGAACAATGCATTCAAGTGCTTTCCAAGGAAGACAAGGGAAAACTTGGTGAGTTATTACTTCAATGTATTTCTTGTCCAGCGAAGACGATATCAGAATCGTGTGACCCCAAATAATATTGACAGTGATGATGATGAGTCAGACTTTGGATCTTTAGGCGGCGGTTTTGGGCATGAAGCAGTCAGAGTCCCAGGCTTCAATTTTCTATCATGTTCTGAGAATAAGCAATGCACTGATTTTGAATAG